A stretch of DNA from Verrucomicrobiales bacterium:
CCGGGGGGCCCGACAGCCGTCGTGGTTTCAAAACGAGTAGCGAGCACCACCGAAAACGGCAGCGCCCACGTCCACTATTTGACGTGCTTGACCTTCTCCCACTTGTTGGTGCGGGCCGACTTGAGCACCGCATCGGTAACGTATTCCGTCGCCAGCGCATCCTTGAAGGTCGGGCCAGCCGGCTTGCCCGTTTCGATGCCCTGGATGAAGTCCGCGACTTGGTGGACGAAGCTGTGTTCGTAACCAATTGCCAAACCGGGCACCCACCAGTTCTTCATGTAAGGATGATCGCTATCGGTGATATGCAAATTCCGCCAGCCGCGAACGCGCCCTTCGTCCTTGTATTCGAAGTACTGGAGACGGTGCAGATCGTGCAAATCCCACGCGATAGAACCGTGCTCGCCGTTGATCTCGAAGGTATAGAGCGCTTTGTGGCCACGGGCATAGCGCGTGGATTCGAACGTCGCGAGGGAGCCATTGCTGAACCGGGCCAGGAAAGCGCTGGCATCATCAATGCCCACCTTTTCGACCTTGCCCGTCAGGCTGTGCTTGCGTTGTTTCACGAAGGTCTCGGTCATCGCCGTCACCGTGTCGATGTCTCCGTTCAGCCAAAGAGCGGTGTCGATACAATGGGCCAGCAGATCGCCCGTGACGCCACTCCCGGCCACTTTCACATCCAAGCGCCAGAGGCCCGCCCCGCCCTGCGGGAGTTCGGGGCTGATGGTCCAGTCTTGGAGAAACTTGGCGCGGTAATGGAAAATGCGACCCAGCCGACCTTCATCAATGAGCTGCTTCGCTAGGGTAACGGCGGGAATGCGACGATAGTTGTACCAGACCATGTTAGGCACCTTGGCCTTCTGAATGGCGGCAACCATCTTCTCGCCCTGAGGCCCGTTCATCGCCAAGGGCTTCTCGCACAGGATCATTTTGCCTGCCTTGGCCGCTGCCATGGCGATTTCCGCATGAGTGTTGTTGGGGCTGGCGATGTCGATCAGGTCGATATCCTCGCGCTCAACCAGCTTCCGCCAGTCGGTCTCGATGCTGGCATAGCCCCATTTGGAGGCAAACGCCTTCGCCTTCTCAGCATCGCGGGCGCAGACCGCCTGCAGCACCGGCTGGTGTTTGAGGTCAAAAAAATTGCCGACCTTGCGGAAAGCATTGGAGTGAGCCCGGCCCATGAAGCCGTAACCGATTAGTCCGATACGCAATGGTTTCATATGTTCTTGTTGCTTGGTCGATAGAAAACCGGGTTCAGGTCGCGGGTGCAAGCGGGAAGAAAGATTCTCGATTTCATTCCGCAGTCATCCCATGCTGGCTCGCATGACCAGTGAGCCACTGCTCCAACTCGATCTGCCCGGCATCCGCAAACTCAAAAGCGGCAAAGTTCGCGAAATCTTTGACCTAGGCGACCGCCTCCTTTTGGTGGCGACTGACCGAATCTCGGCCTTCGACTGCATCATGCCGAACGGCATTCCTCGCAAAGGCGAGGTTCTCACCCAAATCTCCCATTTCTGGTTTGATCGCTTCGAGCACCAGGTCCCCAACCATCGCTATCTGAAGGCCCAGGACTCGCTCCCCGCTGAACTGAAGCCGTGGGCCCCGCAACTGGCCGGCCGCAGCATGATCGTAAAGAAGGCTCAGCCGCTGGCCATCGAGTGCGTCGTGCGTGGCTATTTGGCAGGATCCGGTTGGAAGGAATACCGCCAGAGTCAGACGGTGTGTGGGATCCCATTGCCGGGCGGTCTCAAGGAATCCAGCGAACTCCCTCAACCGATCTTTACGCCGGCAACGAAAGCAGAATCGGGCCACGACGAGAATATCCCCTTTGAAACCGCCGCTCAGATCGTAGGCGCAGACCTGGCTGAGCAGGCCAAGCAGACCAGCCTGCACATCTACGAATCGGCGCGCAGCTACGCACGAGAACGAGGGATCATCATCGCCGACACCAAATTCGAGTTCGGGCTCTTTGAAGGGCAGCTTCTGTTGATCGACGAGGTACTGACGCCCGACTCCTCGCGCTTTTGGCCAGCCAGCGAATATCAACCCGGTCGCGGACAGCCCAGCTTCGATAAGCAATTTGTGCGCGACTATCTGGAAACCCTGGACTGGAATAAAACCCCGCCTGCCCCGGCGCTGCCGCCCGAAGTGGTGACCCGCACTCAGGCTAAATACTTGGACGCTTACCATCGGCTGACCGGCACCGAGCTGCCGTAAGAACGTCACCATCCAGCCGACG
This window harbors:
- a CDS encoding Gfo/Idh/MocA family oxidoreductase, producing the protein MKPLRIGLIGYGFMGRAHSNAFRKVGNFFDLKHQPVLQAVCARDAEKAKAFASKWGYASIETDWRKLVEREDIDLIDIASPNNTHAEIAMAAAKAGKMILCEKPLAMNGPQGEKMVAAIQKAKVPNMVWYNYRRIPAVTLAKQLIDEGRLGRIFHYRAKFLQDWTISPELPQGGAGLWRLDVKVAGSGVTGDLLAHCIDTALWLNGDIDTVTAMTETFVKQRKHSLTGKVEKVGIDDASAFLARFSNGSLATFESTRYARGHKALYTFEINGEHGSIAWDLHDLHRLQYFEYKDEGRVRGWRNLHITDSDHPYMKNWWVPGLAIGYEHSFVHQVADFIQGIETGKPAGPTFKDALATEYVTDAVLKSARTNKWEKVKHVK
- a CDS encoding phosphoribosylaminoimidazolesuccinocarboxamide synthase, whose translation is MTSEPLLQLDLPGIRKLKSGKVREIFDLGDRLLLVATDRISAFDCIMPNGIPRKGEVLTQISHFWFDRFEHQVPNHRYLKAQDSLPAELKPWAPQLAGRSMIVKKAQPLAIECVVRGYLAGSGWKEYRQSQTVCGIPLPGGLKESSELPQPIFTPATKAESGHDENIPFETAAQIVGADLAEQAKQTSLHIYESARSYARERGIIIADTKFEFGLFEGQLLLIDEVLTPDSSRFWPASEYQPGRGQPSFDKQFVRDYLETLDWNKTPPAPALPPEVVTRTQAKYLDAYHRLTGTELP